The Bacillus sp. SM2101 genome window below encodes:
- the copZ gene encoding copper chaperone CopZ, with product MVKTTLQVSGMTCGHCEKAVKGALSEVKGVDNVTVFLQDGKVDVEYDDAQVKVAALKEAVEDQGYDVE from the coding sequence ATGGTAAAAACAACATTACAAGTATCTGGTATGACATGTGGTCATTGTGAAAAGGCAGTAAAGGGAGCATTATCAGAAGTTAAAGGTGTAGATAACGTGACGGTATTTCTTCAAGACGGTAAAGTTGACGTTGAATATGATGATGCTCAAGTGAAAGTAGCAGCATTGAAAGAAGCAGTTGAGGATCAAGGATACGACGTAGAATAA
- a CDS encoding F510_1955 family glycosylhydrolase, producing MKRTLQTIALLTLTTLLFGCGQNENEALPDDSAQNNTEIATDNDVTEENEKEKQTDKAETSNNKITDNDFYEPFNGTLEHVHGLGYAGNQNAIYFAAHDGLKVYVDGQWYKTVAENHDYMGFNAADVGFFASGHPAANSNLVNPFGIKRSLDNGQTLETLALEGVVDFHVMGVGYESQTIFVANPKANDLLEEAGELYVSDDLAENWEKIDAEGLSKDIINIAVHPTDSNKVAVAAKEGIYLSTNKGQSFELISDNMQGTSIYMSNKALWYGGYNGEPHLIKKSFDSETEEIITLPSMDEDAVMYFTTNPQNDNELAFITYNGNVFYSNNGAENWEMLVNEGKIQQ from the coding sequence ATGAAAAGGACACTACAAACAATAGCACTGTTGACACTTACTACATTATTATTTGGGTGTGGACAGAATGAGAATGAAGCACTACCTGACGACTCAGCGCAAAATAATACTGAAATTGCAACAGATAATGATGTGACTGAAGAGAACGAGAAAGAGAAGCAAACTGACAAAGCTGAAACATCAAATAACAAAATAACAGATAACGATTTTTACGAGCCGTTTAACGGAACATTAGAGCATGTTCACGGATTAGGATATGCTGGGAATCAAAATGCGATCTATTTTGCAGCTCATGATGGGTTGAAAGTGTACGTAGATGGCCAATGGTATAAAACAGTAGCTGAAAATCATGATTATATGGGTTTTAACGCAGCAGATGTAGGTTTTTTCGCTAGTGGACATCCAGCTGCAAATTCAAATCTTGTTAATCCTTTTGGGATTAAGCGTAGTTTAGATAATGGTCAAACATTAGAAACATTAGCTTTAGAAGGAGTTGTTGATTTTCATGTGATGGGTGTAGGCTACGAAAGTCAGACAATTTTTGTTGCTAACCCAAAAGCGAATGATTTATTAGAAGAAGCTGGTGAGTTATATGTAAGCGATGACCTAGCGGAAAATTGGGAGAAGATAGATGCAGAAGGCTTAAGTAAAGATATTATAAATATTGCTGTCCATCCAACCGATTCAAATAAAGTGGCTGTAGCAGCTAAAGAAGGAATCTACCTCTCAACTAATAAGGGTCAGTCATTTGAATTAATTTCAGATAATATGCAAGGTACGTCCATCTACATGTCAAATAAAGCGTTATGGTATGGCGGATATAATGGCGAGCCTCATCTTATTAAGAAATCCTTCGATAGTGAAACGGAGGAAATCATTACGTTGCCTTCCATGGATGAGGATGCAGTCATGTATTTTACTACCAACCCTCAAAATGACAACGAGCTAGCCTTTATAACTTACAACGGGAATGTATTTTATTCCAACAATGGAGCAGAAAATTGGGAGATGTTAGTAAATGAAGGGAAGATTCAACAGTAA